A window from Kovacikia minuta CCNUW1 encodes these proteins:
- a CDS encoding ATP synthase subunit B family protein produces MLRQDSSSITPDPGFNSSTGITQNGTSRGESVRPGSVDIQGELERLKEVLLDSPRLFGRTLVIEDQLLDQIELVQLNLPEAFHEAEEVVRHKEEILLHAEQYAQEIIESAEKRAAQILNEMGILRQAEMEAQQVRQQVQQECDVAKEQTINDLERMRRQAQKELEEMQRLAIAECEEIQAGADEYADRVLKEMEFQLAEMLRVIRNGRQQLQPIQSEAPLSRSRDVSPGNLPPRPSHPRSDRGKN; encoded by the coding sequence ATGCTACGCCAAGACTCATCCAGTATTACCCCTGACCCTGGATTCAACTCCAGTACCGGAATCACCCAAAATGGAACCTCCCGTGGAGAATCGGTAAGACCAGGAAGCGTAGACATTCAAGGAGAGCTTGAACGGCTGAAAGAGGTACTCCTTGACAGTCCGCGTCTGTTTGGGCGCACATTAGTGATTGAGGATCAATTGCTCGACCAGATTGAGCTTGTCCAGTTGAATCTGCCAGAGGCATTCCATGAGGCGGAGGAAGTTGTCCGCCATAAGGAAGAGATTTTGCTCCATGCTGAGCAGTATGCCCAGGAAATTATTGAATCAGCAGAGAAACGGGCAGCCCAAATTTTGAATGAGATGGGCATCTTGCGGCAGGCTGAAATGGAAGCGCAGCAGGTGCGGCAGCAGGTGCAACAGGAATGTGATGTAGCGAAGGAACAAACGATTAACGACCTGGAGCGGATGCGCCGTCAGGCTCAAAAAGAATTGGAAGAAATGCAACGTTTGGCGATCGCAGAATGTGAAGAAATCCAGGCGGGAGCGGATGAATATGCGGATCGAGTGTTGAAGGAAATGGAATTTCAACTGGCTGAGATGCTCCGCGTTATTCGTAATGGTCGTCAGCAACTGCAACCGATTCAGTCAGAAGCTCCGCTCTCCCGTTCACGGGATGTTAGTCCTGGTAATCTTCCCCCTCGTCCGTCCCATCCCAGGAGCGATCGAGGAAAAAACTAG
- a CDS encoding glycosyltransferase family 2 protein, translating to MGQLNASPQTFVSLCMIVKNEGKHLARCLASAQPYVDEIVIIDTGSQDNTLEIAAQFGAKVDFFKWCDDFAAARNYSLSKVSGEWVLHLDADEELIVEDLDFHQQLLAQPDVLIHAVTRTDINVPEAAFLGGFHARVFRNLPGFRYVNRYHEQLQYQGDRPLVYNHLEGVKILHYGNSDEAALREKTLTRDIPILESIHQQEGLSFWLLDCLARNYLRTDQFDKAQNCYQEAFDRLLPHLIGGEKPDGFYWVPTLMHFMAAQALERNDFETARLLCQRGLEWCPTHLPLTYMAGSMLLELGFPLGAIAYFEQCLHLAQTSHFYSREPFVPTLLNLDPACGIGLAQMELKNWELATAAFERALSFDPNCEIAQQNLETIKGVKDGE from the coding sequence ATGGGACAATTAAATGCCTCTCCCCAGACGTTTGTTTCCCTTTGCATGATTGTTAAAAATGAAGGGAAACATCTGGCCCGATGTCTGGCAAGTGCACAGCCCTATGTAGATGAAATCGTTATTATTGATACGGGTTCCCAGGACAATACCCTGGAAATTGCTGCCCAGTTTGGGGCCAAGGTGGACTTTTTTAAGTGGTGTGATGACTTCGCCGCTGCACGCAATTATTCCCTTTCTAAAGTTTCAGGCGAATGGGTTTTGCACCTCGACGCGGATGAAGAGTTGATCGTTGAAGATCTTGATTTTCATCAACAGCTTCTGGCTCAACCCGATGTGCTGATCCATGCAGTGACCAGAACCGATATTAATGTACCGGAAGCGGCATTTTTGGGGGGATTTCACGCCAGGGTATTTCGCAATTTACCTGGGTTTCGCTACGTCAATCGCTACCATGAGCAACTCCAGTACCAGGGCGATCGCCCCTTAGTTTACAACCATCTTGAGGGGGTCAAGATTCTGCATTATGGCAATAGCGATGAGGCCGCCCTGCGAGAAAAAACCCTGACTCGCGATATTCCCATTCTGGAATCAATCCACCAGCAGGAAGGGTTAAGCTTTTGGCTACTGGATTGTCTGGCACGCAACTATCTTCGTACTGACCAGTTCGATAAAGCCCAGAACTGTTACCAGGAAGCCTTCGATCGCCTCCTGCCCCACCTGATTGGGGGCGAAAAACCCGATGGCTTCTACTGGGTGCCAACCCTGATGCATTTCATGGCAGCCCAGGCACTGGAGCGCAATGATTTTGAAACTGCCCGTTTGCTTTGCCAGCGAGGTCTAGAGTGGTGCCCCACCCACCTGCCCTTAACCTACATGGCAGGCAGCATGCTGCTCGAACTGGGATTTCCGCTAGGAGCGATCGCCTATTTTGAGCAATGCCTCCACCTGGCTCAGACCAGCCACTTTTACAGCAGAGAACCCTTTGTTCCAACCCTGCTAAACCTTGATCCCGCTTGTGGCATCGGTCTTGCCCAGATGGAACTCAAAAACTGGGAGCTGGCGACCGCCGCATTTGAACGCGCACTTTCCTTTGACCCTAATTGTGAAATAGCTCAGCAAAACCTGGAAACAATCAAGGGAGTAAAGGATGGAGAGTAG
- a CDS encoding NUDIX hydrolase, which translates to MQPRAKVLAYITNKNRLLVFSHPDFPEAGIQVPAGTQEPGETLEAAVMREACEETGLVGLKLIRYLGDRTYDMSPWGGYSLQQRHFFHLKIDGNIPNRWRHYETSGSQRDPILFELFWAKLPDRVPHLVAGQGEMLPTLLSNIAGDTILDCRF; encoded by the coding sequence TTGCAACCTCGCGCCAAAGTTCTCGCTTACATTACCAACAAAAACCGTCTGTTAGTGTTCAGTCATCCCGATTTTCCGGAGGCAGGCATACAAGTTCCCGCAGGTACCCAGGAGCCAGGCGAAACACTGGAAGCCGCAGTCATGCGCGAAGCCTGTGAAGAAACGGGATTAGTCGGATTGAAACTGATTCGTTACCTGGGCGATCGCACCTACGATATGTCGCCCTGGGGCGGTTATTCGTTGCAGCAACGCCACTTCTTTCATCTTAAGATTGATGGCAACATCCCAAATCGCTGGCGGCATTACGAAACCAGTGGAAGTCAGCGCGATCCCATTTTGTTTGAGTTATTTTGGGCAAAATTGCCAGACAGAGTTCCGCACCTGGTAGCCGGACAGGGGGAAATGCTGCCTACTCTTCTCTCAAACATTGCAGGGGACACCATTTTAGATTGCAGATTTTAG
- the dtd gene encoding D-aminoacyl-tRNA deacylase produces MRVVIQRVSSSQVTVDGKVIGKIGRGLNLLVGISDTDTEAELDWMVRKCLELRLFPDGEDGRFDKSVQEIGGELLVISQFTLYGDCRKGRRPSFDRAAHPVQAEILYDQFVTKLRTSGLRVETGKFGARMQVDIGNEGPVTIVLEKAEG; encoded by the coding sequence ATGCGGGTTGTCATCCAGCGAGTCAGTTCCTCTCAGGTTACAGTCGATGGGAAGGTCATTGGCAAAATTGGGCGGGGACTCAATTTACTGGTGGGAATTTCGGATACTGATACCGAAGCTGAACTGGATTGGATGGTGCGCAAATGCCTGGAACTACGCCTGTTCCCAGATGGGGAGGACGGACGGTTTGACAAATCCGTTCAAGAAATTGGGGGAGAGTTACTGGTGATTAGTCAGTTTACCCTTTATGGAGATTGCCGCAAGGGGCGTCGTCCTTCCTTCGATCGCGCCGCTCATCCTGTTCAAGCAGAAATTCTCTACGACCAATTTGTGACCAAACTCCGAACCAGCGGCTTACGGGTGGAAACGGGTAAGTTTGGTGCCAGGATGCAGGTAGATATTGGGAATGAGGGTCCGGTAACGATAGTTCTAGAAAAGGCTGAAGGCTGA
- a CDS encoding glycosyltransferase family 4 protein — protein sequence MRIAQIAPLWERVPPPAYGGIELVVGLLTDELVRRGHEVTLFATGDSITLAKLESGHPQAIRLDPNVKEYGIYEMLQLSKVYERADEFDIIHSHVGHTALPYANLVKTPTVHTLHGVFNPDNEKIYARARHQPFVSISDAQRKPELGLNYAATVYNGIDPSTYQFYPQPSDPPYLAFLGRLSPEKGPHLAIEIAQRSGWRLKLAGKIDKVDRDYFEQQLKPHIDGQQIEYLGEANHAQKSVLMGNAVATLFPITWREPFGLVMTESMVTGTPVIAMELGSTSELIVHGKTGFLCRSVDECVAAIDHITEIDRHVCRQHVVQNFSYQSMTDGYEAVYRQILADRLTSSPTVQQLLKSVSQPV from the coding sequence ATGCGGATTGCCCAGATTGCCCCACTGTGGGAGCGTGTGCCTCCCCCAGCCTACGGCGGCATCGAGCTAGTGGTTGGTCTTTTGACTGATGAGCTAGTGCGTCGGGGGCATGAGGTAACGCTGTTTGCAACCGGGGATTCAATCACGCTTGCAAAGCTTGAGTCGGGTCATCCTCAAGCAATTCGACTGGACCCAAATGTGAAAGAGTACGGTATCTATGAGATGCTGCAACTCAGTAAGGTGTACGAACGAGCCGATGAGTTTGATATTATTCACTCCCACGTTGGGCATACCGCACTGCCCTATGCCAATCTGGTCAAAACTCCCACCGTTCATACCCTGCATGGAGTCTTTAATCCAGATAATGAAAAAATTTACGCCCGTGCCCGCCATCAGCCATTTGTGAGTATTTCAGATGCTCAGCGGAAACCTGAATTGGGGCTGAACTACGCGGCAACGGTCTACAACGGCATTGACCCATCCACCTATCAGTTTTATCCCCAACCCAGCGATCCTCCCTATTTAGCTTTTCTGGGTCGGCTTTCGCCAGAAAAAGGACCTCACTTAGCCATTGAAATTGCGCAACGTTCCGGTTGGCGCTTAAAGCTGGCAGGCAAGATCGATAAGGTCGATCGGGATTATTTTGAACAGCAATTGAAACCCCACATAGATGGTCAGCAGATCGAGTACCTGGGTGAGGCAAACCATGCCCAGAAAAGTGTGCTGATGGGTAATGCGGTGGCAACCTTGTTCCCCATTACCTGGCGCGAACCTTTTGGGTTAGTCATGACGGAATCGATGGTGACTGGAACGCCTGTGATTGCGATGGAATTGGGTTCAACGTCTGAACTAATTGTTCATGGCAAAACCGGGTTCCTTTGCCGCAGTGTGGATGAGTGTGTGGCTGCGATCGACCACATCACCGAAATTGATCGCCATGTCTGTCGCCAACACGTCGTGCAAAACTTCAGTTACCAGAGTATGACCGACGGTTATGAAGCGGTTTATCGCCAAATTTTGGCAGACCGACTTACTTCCAGTCCTACGGTTCAACAGTTACTTAAGTCAGTCAGTCAACCCGTTTAA
- a CDS encoding Uma2 family endonuclease: MTVLTLHLHPTLDLTDEQFYELCQNNRDLRLERNAQGELIIMAPVGGEGGYRSGRSTQQLFNWADTNDLGFAFDASTGFKLPNGADRSPDAAWVRRERWNTLTPEQKRRFPPLCPDFVIELRSETASLETLRAKMREYMENGARLGWLIDPKTRQVEVYRVGKPVEVLSNPETLSGENVLPEFTLNLKSIFERIA; the protein is encoded by the coding sequence ATGACTGTTCTAACGCTTCATCTGCATCCAACCCTAGATCTGACTGATGAGCAATTCTATGAACTCTGCCAAAACAATCGTGACTTACGATTGGAGCGTAATGCCCAAGGAGAGCTAATTATCATGGCTCCAGTGGGTGGAGAAGGGGGCTATCGGAGTGGTCGATCGACCCAACAACTATTTAACTGGGCAGATACTAACGATTTAGGGTTTGCTTTTGATGCATCCACGGGGTTTAAATTGCCCAATGGAGCCGATCGCTCTCCCGATGCTGCTTGGGTCAGACGAGAACGATGGAACACTTTGACACCTGAACAAAAGCGTCGGTTTCCCCCTCTCTGCCCTGATTTTGTGATCGAGTTGCGCTCTGAAACAGCTTCCCTGGAAACCCTACGTGCCAAGATGCGGGAATACATGGAAAATGGTGCCCGGTTGGGCTGGCTGATTGACCCAAAAACCCGCCAGGTTGAAGTTTACCGTGTCGGAAAACCTGTTGAAGTTTTAAGCAACCCCGAAACACTCTCAGGAGAGAATGTTCTGCCTGAATTTACGCTCAATCTAAAGTCCATTTTTGAAAGGATTGCTTAG
- a CDS encoding (2Fe-2S) ferredoxin domain-containing protein, with protein MGNDGRQVLVCQYVNCLRNGSAKVLEAFLEKPLADVTIVASECQGQCNMGPTVRVLPDEIWYCRVKPEDVPPIIAQHLNQGKPVDRLLHPRFHPKF; from the coding sequence ATGGGCAACGATGGTCGGCAGGTGCTGGTTTGTCAGTATGTCAATTGTCTGAGGAATGGCTCAGCAAAAGTGCTGGAAGCTTTCCTGGAAAAGCCCCTTGCTGATGTCACGATCGTTGCCAGTGAATGCCAGGGGCAGTGCAATATGGGACCAACGGTACGGGTGCTTCCGGATGAGATCTGGTATTGCCGCGTCAAGCCAGAAGATGTCCCCCCCATCATTGCTCAACACCTTAATCAGGGAAAGCCGGTCGATCGCCTGCTCCACCCTCGATTTCATCCTAAGTTTTAA
- a CDS encoding DUF6464 family protein, with the protein MAMITLFILVTFAIALIPGIVSLFLIRKAESRAREQVRTAMNASVSRRLGRFYGYPLAPDHQYVEGVGYMFGDLTCRFNARSPYLRCAVNPSGPCKECPYYESIDFK; encoded by the coding sequence ATGGCTATGATAACGCTCTTTATTCTTGTTACATTTGCGATCGCGTTGATTCCCGGCATCGTCTCGTTATTCCTCATTCGTAAGGCAGAATCACGGGCGCGAGAACAGGTGCGCACCGCCATGAACGCATCTGTCAGCCGCAGGCTAGGAAGATTCTACGGCTACCCCCTAGCGCCCGACCACCAATATGTTGAGGGAGTAGGGTACATGTTTGGAGATCTTACCTGTCGATTCAACGCCCGATCGCCCTATCTGCGCTGTGCCGTAAATCCCTCTGGCCCCTGTAAGGAATGCCCTTATTATGAATCTATCGATTTTAAGTAG
- a CDS encoding glutathione S-transferase N-terminal domain-containing protein — MIDLYTFTTPNGRKASVMLEEVELPYTVHVIDITKGDQFTPEYVAINPNSKIPAIADRDTGMTVFESGAILIYLAEKTGKFLPADQKNRFLVLEWLMFQMGSVGPMFGQLNHFKKFAPEKIPYAIERYEKETLRLYGVLDQQLADREFICGEYSIADIATFPWVASYEFQGLTLDAHANLKRWFETVQVRPAVQKGMNVPPRK, encoded by the coding sequence ATGATCGACCTGTATACCTTTACTACCCCCAATGGACGCAAAGCCTCCGTCATGCTGGAGGAAGTTGAACTGCCCTACACCGTGCATGTCATTGACATTACCAAAGGGGATCAGTTCACACCCGAATATGTAGCGATTAACCCAAATAGCAAAATCCCTGCGATCGCTGACCGGGATACAGGAATGACGGTCTTTGAATCCGGTGCGATTTTGATCTACCTGGCAGAAAAGACAGGTAAATTCCTGCCTGCTGATCAAAAAAATCGGTTTCTCGTACTAGAGTGGCTGATGTTCCAGATGGGCAGTGTGGGACCGATGTTTGGGCAACTCAACCACTTTAAGAAGTTTGCCCCAGAGAAAATTCCCTATGCCATTGAACGCTACGAAAAAGAAACTCTGCGGCTTTATGGTGTCCTGGATCAGCAACTTGCTGATCGGGAATTTATTTGTGGAGAGTATTCGATCGCTGACATTGCCACCTTTCCCTGGGTTGCCAGTTACGAGTTTCAGGGATTGACACTCGATGCACATGCCAATTTGAAGCGCTGGTTTGAAACCGTTCAGGTTCGTCCAGCCGTACAAAAGGGCATGAACGTACCACCCAGAAAGTAA
- the cysS gene encoding cysteine--tRNA ligase, translating to MPLTIYNSLTRQKEPFEPIEPGKVRMYVCGITAYNYFHVGNARVFIIFDVVRRYLMWRGYQVRYVQNFTDIDDKILKRAIAEGSTMQEVADRFIDAYFEDADRLNILRADSYPRATHTINGIQRLIHELEQRHYAYAADGDVYYAVRQFPHYGKLSGRKLDDMQAGASGRVDEEEGDKKKDPFDFALWKAAKPGEPAWESPWGAGRPGWHIECSAMVRQELGESIDIHAGGMDLTFPHHENEIAQSEAVTGKPLANYWMHNGFVNMDGEKMSKSLGNTRLTRDLLTNYDPMAFRLFVLQAHYRKPIDFTADALEAAESGWKTLNEAFQYGSKFAQLPGWSSEQSIELERAMVDRFNEAMDDDFNTPIALSVIFELAKDLRREGNLLVHEGQPSLSIKQLQCQWQTFENLLQVLGLENQPEAAPTLSEGLTDAEIEALIQQRQDARQAKNWVESDRIRNELEAQGIKLIDKGNVTNWYRS from the coding sequence ATGCCTTTGACGATTTACAACTCCCTCACCCGCCAAAAAGAACCATTTGAGCCGATCGAACCGGGCAAGGTGCGGATGTATGTCTGTGGCATTACGGCTTACAACTACTTCCACGTGGGCAATGCCAGGGTATTTATTATTTTTGATGTCGTGCGGCGTTACCTGATGTGGCGAGGCTATCAGGTTCGATATGTTCAAAACTTTACCGATATCGATGACAAGATCCTGAAACGGGCGATCGCAGAAGGCAGCACCATGCAAGAAGTTGCCGATCGCTTTATTGATGCCTACTTCGAAGATGCCGACCGGCTCAATATCCTGCGGGCAGACTCCTATCCTAGAGCGACCCACACGATCAACGGAATTCAACGCCTGATCCATGAATTGGAGCAACGCCATTACGCCTATGCCGCCGATGGAGACGTTTACTATGCCGTCCGCCAGTTTCCCCACTACGGCAAACTTTCTGGCCGCAAACTAGACGACATGCAGGCTGGAGCCAGTGGTCGGGTCGATGAAGAAGAGGGCGACAAAAAGAAAGACCCGTTCGATTTTGCCCTCTGGAAAGCCGCAAAACCCGGTGAACCCGCCTGGGAATCCCCCTGGGGGGCAGGGCGTCCCGGTTGGCACATCGAATGCTCAGCAATGGTGCGGCAGGAATTGGGCGAGTCGATCGATATCCACGCAGGGGGGATGGATCTCACCTTTCCGCATCACGAAAACGAAATTGCCCAAAGTGAAGCGGTGACTGGCAAACCCTTAGCGAATTACTGGATGCATAATGGCTTTGTCAACATGGATGGCGAAAAAATGTCTAAATCCCTGGGCAATACTCGCCTTACCCGCGATTTGCTGACGAACTACGACCCAATGGCATTCCGCCTCTTCGTTTTACAAGCCCATTACCGAAAGCCGATCGACTTCACAGCAGATGCCCTGGAAGCCGCCGAAAGCGGCTGGAAAACCTTAAATGAAGCCTTTCAATACGGTTCTAAATTTGCCCAACTACCCGGTTGGTCGAGCGAGCAATCGATTGAACTGGAGCGAGCAATGGTCGATCGCTTTAACGAGGCGATGGACGATGACTTCAATACCCCTATCGCCCTCTCTGTAATATTTGAGCTGGCAAAAGACCTCCGCCGGGAAGGTAATCTGCTGGTTCATGAAGGGCAACCATCCCTATCCATAAAACAGTTGCAATGCCAGTGGCAAACCTTTGAGAATCTTTTACAGGTTTTGGGCTTAGAGAATCAACCTGAAGCGGCTCCAACTTTATCCGAGGGCTTAACCGATGCCGAAATTGAAGCACTGATCCAGCAACGGCAGGACGCGCGACAGGCGAAGAACTGGGTAGAGAGCGATCGTATCCGCAACGAACTCGAAGCACAAGGAATCAAACTGATTGATAAGGGAAACGTTACCAACTGGTACCGAAGTTAG
- the miaE gene encoding tRNA-(ms[2]io[6]A)-hydroxylase, translating into MISPIPVTIRFLQQPTSQAWLTQALTNLNTVLLDHSHCERKAAGVALNLMFRYPSSTKLVRSLTAIAREELEHFEQVNQILEQRGISLRSLSPPPYGAGLNKQIRVQEPDRMLDSLLVSALIEARSHERLGLLGAHCPEPDLAKFYRGLMASEARHYGAYWVLATTYFEPSIVHQRLEELAAVESQLLSTLHPEPRIHS; encoded by the coding sequence GTGATTTCCCCAATCCCCGTAACGATCAGATTTTTACAACAACCGACCTCCCAGGCATGGTTGACTCAAGCTTTAACAAATCTGAATACCGTGCTGCTCGACCATTCCCATTGTGAACGCAAGGCAGCGGGAGTTGCACTCAATCTCATGTTTCGCTACCCATCAAGTACGAAACTGGTGCGATCTCTGACTGCCATCGCCCGTGAAGAACTGGAACATTTTGAACAGGTTAACCAGATCTTGGAACAACGGGGAATTTCCCTCCGGTCCCTGTCACCCCCTCCCTATGGCGCAGGTTTGAATAAGCAGATTCGAGTTCAGGAACCCGATCGAATGTTGGACTCGCTGTTGGTGTCAGCCCTGATTGAAGCGCGCAGCCATGAACGGTTGGGACTTTTAGGTGCCCACTGTCCTGAGCCTGACCTGGCAAAGTTCTACCGGGGGCTGATGGCATCCGAAGCGCGGCACTACGGCGCTTATTGGGTGCTGGCAACCACCTATTTTGAACCATCGATCGTCCATCAACGGCTGGAGGAGTTAGCAGCGGTTGAGAGCCAGTTACTATCCACCCTGCATCCTGAACCGAGAATCCATAGCTAG
- a CDS encoding GNAT family N-acetyltransferase → MDIYYQTFWIRDWQVGDRTPAAHIIRSVLKEYGLGWEPEAADRDVLEVEQFYQATGGEFWVIEQQRRLVGTGAYYPIQRGQNAVEIRKMYLLPEVRGQGLGRFLLQQLESTIVTRNFDQIWIETASALREAVKLYETSGYQPATGVETERCDRVYIKFLKGTGK, encoded by the coding sequence ATGGACATTTACTATCAAACCTTTTGGATTCGCGATTGGCAGGTGGGCGATCGCACTCCCGCTGCCCACATCATTCGCTCTGTTCTGAAGGAATATGGGTTGGGTTGGGAACCTGAAGCAGCCGATCGCGATGTATTAGAAGTAGAGCAGTTTTACCAGGCGACCGGAGGTGAGTTTTGGGTGATTGAGCAGCAAAGGAGGCTGGTCGGCACGGGCGCATACTATCCCATTCAACGGGGCCAGAACGCAGTCGAGATTCGCAAGATGTACTTGCTCCCAGAAGTCAGAGGGCAGGGTTTGGGGAGATTTTTGTTACAGCAATTAGAATCGACGATCGTGACCCGCAACTTTGACCAAATCTGGATTGAAACCGCCAGTGCCTTAAGGGAAGCCGTCAAACTCTACGAAACCAGCGGGTATCAACCTGCCACAGGAGTTGAAACAGAACGGTGTGATCGCGTTTACATCAAGTTTTTGAAGGGAACCGGGAAATAG
- the coaD gene encoding pantetheine-phosphate adenylyltransferase gives MAFPSIIASVALVPPVLAIYPGSFDPITLGHLDIIERGCKLFDQVVVAVLRNPNKSPLFTVAERIEQIRRTTLHLPNVEVDSFDGLTVNYARMRQAQVLLRGLRVLSDFEMELQMAHTNKTLSDQIETVFLATSNEYSFLSSSLVKEIARFGGSIDHLVPHHVAPDIYRCYAKTHPVLPLTLDSTPVPESPKMEPPVENR, from the coding sequence ATGGCATTTCCTTCTATAATCGCCTCAGTAGCTTTGGTTCCACCTGTGCTTGCAATTTATCCTGGTAGCTTTGATCCCATTACATTGGGGCACCTCGATATCATTGAGCGAGGCTGTAAACTGTTTGACCAGGTGGTTGTGGCAGTTCTGCGAAATCCAAATAAATCTCCGCTGTTTACCGTTGCAGAGCGAATTGAGCAAATTCGTCGAACAACCCTCCACCTACCCAACGTGGAGGTAGATAGCTTTGATGGATTAACGGTGAACTATGCCAGGATGCGACAAGCCCAGGTATTGCTACGAGGATTGCGTGTGCTCTCTGACTTTGAGATGGAGCTTCAAATGGCGCATACTAATAAAACCCTTTCTGATCAGATTGAAACTGTTTTTTTGGCAACTTCCAATGAGTACAGCTTTCTAAGCAGTAGTCTAGTGAAAGAGATAGCCAGGTTTGGCGGTTCGATCGATCATCTTGTTCCACACCATGTCGCCCCAGATATTTACAGATGCTACGCCAAGACTCATCCAGTATTACCCCTGACCCTGGATTCAACTCCAGTACCGGAATCACCCAAAATGGAACCTCCCGTGGAGAATCGGTAA
- a CDS encoding glycosyltransferase family 4 protein, with product MTNNSKSIVPVASATSPYVSSRRNAPNRQAIALISDHGDPAAEIGKEEAGGQNVYVRKVGEALAKLGWQVDMFTRKSRPDDAKIVQHSPHCRTIRLTAGPEEFIPRDQLFDYMPEFVESFQKFQSKEGTNYPLIHTNYWMSAWVGLRLREASNIQLVHTYHSLGAVKYQAVPHKPAIADTRLAVEQQILEQANCVVATSPQEEEMLRTLVSQQGCIEVIPCGTDISTFHTIPKAEARAKLGLKQNEAIILYVGRFDPRKGIETLVRACAELKDHTNLRLVIVGGSEPGSVDGEERERIERIVAELGLTEQTLFAGRVGHDLLPLYYTAADVSVIPSHYEPFGLVAIEAMACGTPVVASDVGGLKFSVVPEETGLLVPPQDVDGFAQAIDRILSDEIWARKLRKQASLRVQQNFSWSGVAVHLSNLYRHLLAQSISSELLWNEPLPRRAEVASTYVASSKAVSA from the coding sequence ATGACAAACAATTCAAAGTCCATCGTTCCCGTTGCCTCTGCGACTTCACCCTACGTTTCTTCCCGCAGGAATGCTCCCAATCGGCAGGCGATCGCCCTGATTTCGGATCATGGTGATCCGGCAGCGGAAATTGGCAAAGAAGAAGCGGGTGGACAAAATGTGTATGTTCGCAAAGTAGGGGAAGCACTGGCAAAGTTGGGCTGGCAAGTGGATATGTTTACGCGCAAGAGCCGTCCTGATGACGCCAAAATTGTTCAACATTCACCGCACTGCCGCACCATTCGTCTAACGGCTGGGCCGGAGGAATTTATTCCCCGCGATCAACTGTTTGACTACATGCCAGAATTTGTGGAATCTTTCCAGAAGTTTCAAAGCAAGGAAGGAACGAACTATCCACTGATCCATACCAATTATTGGATGTCTGCCTGGGTCGGTTTGCGTCTGCGAGAGGCGAGCAACATTCAATTGGTTCACACCTACCACTCCCTGGGTGCCGTGAAGTATCAGGCAGTCCCACACAAGCCTGCGATCGCCGATACCCGCTTAGCGGTGGAACAACAAATTCTAGAGCAAGCCAACTGCGTGGTTGCGACCAGCCCCCAGGAAGAAGAAATGCTACGCACCCTGGTTTCCCAGCAGGGCTGCATCGAGGTCATTCCCTGTGGTACCGACATCAGCACCTTCCACACCATCCCCAAGGCTGAAGCCAGAGCAAAATTGGGGCTGAAGCAAAATGAGGCAATCATTCTCTATGTCGGAAGATTTGATCCACGCAAAGGAATTGAGACTTTGGTACGAGCCTGTGCCGAGTTGAAGGACCACACCAATTTGCGCCTTGTAATCGTCGGTGGCAGTGAGCCAGGCTCCGTTGATGGAGAGGAGCGGGAGCGCATTGAACGCATTGTGGCCGAGCTTGGCTTGACCGAACAAACCCTGTTTGCTGGACGGGTTGGACATGACTTGCTACCACTCTACTACACAGCAGCGGATGTGAGTGTGATCCCCAGTCATTACGAACCCTTTGGACTGGTGGCGATCGAAGCGATGGCTTGCGGGACTCCCGTTGTTGCTTCGGATGTGGGCGGACTGAAGTTTTCCGTCGTACCAGAAGAAACCGGATTGTTAGTCCCCCCCCAGGATGTGGATGGGTTTGCACAGGCGATCGATCGTATCCTATCCGACGAAATCTGGGCAAGGAAACTCAGAAAGCAGGCATCACTCCGGGTTCAGCAAAACTTTAGCTGGTCGGGTGTGGCAGTACATTTGAGTAATCTTTACCGTCATCTGCTGGCGCAGTCCATCTCCAGTGAACTGCTGTGGAATGAACCACTGCCCCGCCGAGCAGAAGTTGCCAGCACCTACGTGGCAAGCTCTAAGGCGGTTTCTGCCTAG